Genomic segment of Rhodocaloribacter litoris:
ACGTGGGAATGCCCGAAGGACGCTTCCTCCTGGCCGAATGCTGCCTCTACCTCGCCACCGCCCCCAAAAGCAACACCACCTACGCCTTCTTCGACGCCCTCCGATACGTGGAAAAGGAACAGACGGACGACGTGCCGAACCACCTCAAAGACGCCAGCCGCGACCGGAAAGGCCTGGGTCACGGCGAGGGCTACCTCTACCCCCATGCCTACCGCAACCACTACGTGCCCCAGCAATACCTGCCCGAAAACATGCAGGGCACGTACTTCTACGAACCATCCGGTATCGGGTACGAGAAGACCATCGCCGAGCGGCTGGCCTACTGGCGCACCCGCGATGCAGAAGCGGACCTGCCGCGGCGCCTGCGTCGCTATGCGGAGAACCGGGACGCACCCCGCAACGACGGCTGAAAAGCCTCAGGCCGCCCGGGCCTCCCCGGTCTCCCGGCGGACCTGCTCCGGCGGCACGGCCGGGCGGTCGACACGGGCCGCCACACCGGGCCGCACGGCGGCCTCCAGCACGCCGTTCATCCAGTAGGGCACCTCCTCCCCGGAGGAGAGGTTGGCGATCTCCCGGCAGAGCAACAGGATCTCCCAGTCGATGGCCAGGCGCCGGTTCCAGCTGTGACGCGCCCGCGGCAACCGGTAGGACTCCGCCAGCAACACCTCGATGCGGTCGAGCAGCTCCTGCTTTCTTCGCTCTTTATCGAACATAAGGGTATGCGATTGCTGAGGGGGTTTTCGCAGGTATCGGTCCGATCCCCGGCGGCTTAACGCCACCGACGCGCAAAATCGCAGTCCCCCGCTTCGACGAGCCGGCACAGGCCGTGCCCCTCACCGGCCGGTGTCCCCCCCGGGTTCGTCGGCCTCGGTGACGATCTCGCGGAAGACCGTCTCGCCGGTGCGGAGCATGCGCCGGACGTACGGGTGACAGAGGCGGCAGTTATGGCCGAAGGCGACGTGCTCCTGGAGCGCCGCAATGCTCTCCGCGCCGGTTGCCCCGGCCACGGCCTTCAGCTCGGCAAACGTCGTGCGGAAGCACAGGCAGCGGTCGATCTGCATCACCGGATCAGGGTCAGAGGATACGTCCGGACGGTCGTGCCCACCTGCAGCCGGACCAGGTACAGCCCGGCCGGCCGTCCCGCCGCGTGCCAGACGACCTCGTGCCGTCCGGCCGGGCGCATGCCCTCGACGAGCCGGGCCACCTCGCGCCCGAGCCCGTCGAAGACCTGGAGCGTGACGCGCCCGGGCCGGGTCAGCGCGAAGGGGATCGTCGTCGAGGTGCTGAACGGGTTGGGATAGTTCGGGGCCAGGGTGAAGCCGGCCGGCGCCGGAGCCTCTTCGACGGCCACATCGAGGCCCGGCTGGTAGAGTGCCACGGCCGCCGGGGCCACCCCGGCCTCGAAGCGCCCGACCTCGGCGCCGGTGTCGTCGTGGATCGTCACGAACCCGTTCTCGACGAAGCCCGGCACGCGGCCCACGTAGAAGCGACGGGCCGCCCCGTCGTAGGCCAGCCCGCCCGCCGGCACGTCGCCCGCGAGGGGGATGGAGCCGGCCGCCGCGTTCGCCCGCGTATCGAACACGAGGACGGTGGTGCCGGCCAGGGCAAAGACGCGGTCCGTGATCGGGTCGTAGTGGACGTCTTGCCCGAGCGAGCCCCCGCCGATCTGCACCTCGAGCGGGAAGCGGGCCACCTCCCCGCCCGAGGCCCCGTCATAGACCACCACCTCGCCGTTCGTCTGTTCGATGATCTGGGTAAAATCGTCGTTGTAGACCGTCTTGCCGGTGCAGAAAACCCACACCTCCTCCTCCTGGTCGACGACGACGAAGCGCGGGCCGTCGCACCCCACGTCGCGCGTCTCGACGACCGTGTCGGTGCCCGTGTCGAGGATGCTGACGGTGGTGGAGGCGCCGAAGCCCGAGTTGGCTACGTAGGCCCGGTCGCCGAGCACGGCCAGCCCTTCCGGGCTGTCCCCGACCGTGATGGTGCCGGTGACGGTGTGCGTCGCCAGGTCGAGCACGGTGACCGTCCCGGGCCCGCCGAAGACCAGGTTGGTCACATACGCTTTCCCCGCCGCCACGACGGCCATGTAGCGGGGCGACGTGACCCCCGTGATCTGGGCGGTGCGCTCGAGCGTCGCCAGGTCGAACACGTCGATGCGGTCCGAGGTGTTCGCCATCACGTAGCCCCGCCCCTCGTGGAGGGTAAGGCTCTGCACGAGCGTGTTCAGCCCCGGCACCGCGTCGACGGTGGTCGTGCCCGTGGCCGGGTCGAAGACGGTGACGGTGCCGTTGGCGTCGCTGAAGTTACCCTGGTTGCCGACGAACACCTTCTGGGCCGGTGCCTGCGCCCGGCCGGCGCCGGCTACGACGAGGCCGGCCAGCAACAGCGTCCCGAGGCGGGAGAGGAGGCTTTTCGAAAGGAACGTAACGACAGGCATGGTGGATTCGGGTCTGGGGTTGGTGAAAAGAAAGCCGGAACCGCCGCTCACGCCCCGCCGCCCAGCTCCAGGAGCAGGCGGAGGCGGAAGGTGCGGGGTGGCATGGGATAGCCCTTGATGCCCTCGTAGGTGCGATCGAAGACGTTTTCGAGGACGAGGGCGAGCGTCAGCCGGGCCGGGGGAAGGCCACCGAAGAGCCGAAGCTGGGCATCTGTCACCCAGTACGGGTCGAGGGCCTGCCGGCCGTCGGCCGTGACGAAGCGCCGGCCAACGTAACGGGCCGTGACGTCGAGTTGCAGCGGGGCCCGGCCGAAGCCGGCGTAGAGCTTCAGCTGGTGCCGGGGCACATAGCGAAGCGGCCGGTCGAAGGAGGCCGTGCCGGGGTCGGAGCGATCGCGTGCGTCGGTGTGGGCGTAGAAGAGCCCGGCTTCGAGCAGGTTGCGCCGGCCGGGCCGGAGGCGTGCTTCGGCAGAGACCTCCAGTCCCCGCGTACGAACCCGGCTGAAGTTGGCCGGTGCGTAGTAGCCGCCGGCGACGGGCCGCCAGATGATCTGGTCGCGCAGGCGGTGAAGAAAGGCCGAGACCTCGGCCCGGAGGTCGGCGCCGGGCGTGCGGTGGTGCAGGAGCAGGCCCGCGTCGAACGTCCAGCCGTGCTCGGGTCGCAGGGTGGGGTTACCGCCGGGCTGCCAGAAGCGGTCGTTGAAGGTGGGCGTGCGAAAGGCCCGGCCGGCCGACGCCTTCAGGCGCAGCCCGTCCCGGTCCAGCGGGCGGAGGTTGAGCCCGAGGCGGGGGCTGAGCGCGGCGGTACGGGCGCCTTCCGGGAGGGCATAGACGTCGAGGCGGAGGGCGGGATAGAGCCGGGCGGGGCCGCAGGCCAGGTCGGCGTGGGCGAAGGCACCGAAACGTTGCTCCGAGGCGTCGTCGCGCAGGCCGGGGTGGCGGGCCTTTCCGTAGCCGGCGGTGAGGCCGCCGCCGAGGAGACTGCGGGCTCCCAGGGCCAGCGTGGCCTCGGCCTCCAGCGAAGCCAGCGTGGTGCGGCCGGTCTGGTCGAGGCGAAGCTGCGGGTTGAGATAGCGGAGGGTTCCGCGCTGCACCATGGCTCCGAGGCGGAGCGTCCCCCGGGCCAGGCGCATCGCGTCGCGGGCCCAGAGGCGCAGGTGCTCGTCCCATTGCCGCTCCCCGCGGGGAACGGTCGTGCTCGGACCGGGCAGGCCGCGCTCGGCCTGCGCGTACCAGGCGCCGGCCCGGAGCCGGTGCCGGCCGCCCGTGTAGCCGAGCGTGGAAAAGAGCGACAGGTGCGTGCCGTCGGCCCCTTCACGGCGCACCTTGCGCGGGGGAAAGAGCGACGTGTTGACGTACGGAAAGTCCCCGTCGGTCGTCCGGTATTCGACGGCGGCGAGGGCCGCCACGGCGCCCCGCCGGCCGGAGAGCGTCAGGCTGCCGGTGCGCTCGCCGTAGGCACCGGCCCCGGCAACGAGCCGTACCGGCGCAGCCGCACCGGGCCGTAGCGGCTGCAGGCTCACCACCCCGCCGACGGCGTCTGTGCCGTAGAGCGCCGACCCGGCCCCGTAGAACACCTCGGCCGACTCGAGCACGCCGGCAGGCAGCAGCGAGAGGTCCAGCTGGCCGAGCTGGGGATCGGTGAGGCGGAAGCCGTCGAACAGGATGAGCGTCTGGGAGGCGGCCGTGCCCCGGAGCGTGAGCGAGGCCAGCCCGGCCGGACCGTAGCGGCGCATGAAAGCGCCCGTGCGGGCCTCGAGCAGATCCGCCACCGAACGCGGCGCGACGGCCGCCAGCGCCCGGGCATCGAGCAACGTCACGCGGGCCGGCGCCGCCGCCGTGGTCGTGGCCGAGCGCGTGGCCGTCACGGTCACGCCGGGCAGGGCCACCACGGTGTCGCGCGGGACCTGGGCCCCGGCCGCGACCGGCTCCAGCGCCACCCAGCAAACGATCAGGAGAAAACGTACCGACATGAAAAAGCCCCAACCTCAATGACGAGGTCCGGGCTTGCCGCACGAGCAGGGCGGCCCGCGGCAGGGACCCACCGAACGCTGCTCCGAAAGGCTTGCACGAACCTCAGTTCCCGGAGGTTTTCGGCATCAACACGCCTGGCAGGTCTCCTGGCTTACCACGTTCGCCCCGGCGCTTTTTGGGGGGCGGGCCCCGAAGGCTCCGCGCCCGGCCTTCCCACACGACGATGGGTGCAGTGACCGGACGCTTCCTCACCTTCGCGGGCACACGCGGCTCACAGTTGCGGGTACAGCCCCGGATTCTCCACAGACCCGACGGACGGACACACCGCCCGTCACGCTGCGAACCACCGGGTTCCCTCTCTCCTCCGCTCCGGACAAACCCGGAAAGGCGGAACCAGACGTGTGTCTGCGAAAGAACGTCGTCTCAAGCTAAATACGGACACCGGACAAACGCAAGCACCGTGCGCGCTCCTCCGCCGCCTGGCGGCCCTCACTCCACCGCATTGCGCCGGATGACGTGGTAGCCGAACGGCGTCTCGACCGGCTCCGGCGCGATCTGGCCGACCTGGAGCCGGGCCAGGGCTTCGTCGAAGGCAGGAATCATCTGCCCCTTGAACCACCGGCCGAGATCACCACCGGCCGCCGCGGTGGGGCCGTCGGAGTACTGCGCGGCCATCGCAGCAAAACGGGAAGGATCCTGCTCGAGCCGGGCAATGAGCTCCTTCGCCCGCGCATAGGCTTCCTCCTTCGACCGGGTCACTTCCGGTCCGGCCCGCTCGGCCCCCTGGTATGCGATCAGGATGTGGGAACCGGCATACTGTTCGAGCGCGACACGCCGGACGAAGGCGTAACCGATCGCGGGGAACAGAACCGGCCCCCCGACCTCCCCGTAGTCGAGCCCCTGGAGCGTTTCCAGCAGCCCCTCCGGCAGCGGGTCGCTCTCTTTCAAGCCTCCGAGAAAGATGGCCGCGTCGCCAAAGTCATTGTATTCTTCGGCGTAGGCGTCGAACGTCTCGGCGTTCACGTCCGGCTGCAGGGCACGCGCCAGCGAGTCGGCCGCCTCCTGCGTGCGCGTCACCGAGGGCGGCACGTGCGGGGAGCCCTGGAAGCCGATGAAGAACGCCTCGGCCCCGTAATGGGGCGCGCGCAGGTCGTCCCGCCGGATGACGTGGTAGCCGAAGGGCGTCTCGACGGGAACGGGGGTGATGGCCCCGACGGCCAGGCTGTCCACGGCGGCTTCGAAGGCCGGGGCCATCTGCCCGCGCTGCCAGGTGCCCAGGCGACCGCCCTGCGGCCCGGAGGGCCCGTCGGACGCCTCCCGGGCCAGTTGCTCGAACCGGGACGGATCGTCCCTGAGTTGCTCGATCAACGACAGCGCCCGCGCCCGGGCCTCCTCCTTGGTGCGCGTCACGTGCGGTGCGGCCCGCAGCGCCCCCTGATAGGCGATCAGGATGTGCGAAGCGGCATAGTCCCCCTCGGCGACGAACATCTGACCGGGGGCGCCGTCCGTCGCCGGTGCCTCCGCTGCATTACCGCCACAACCGGCCAGGACCAGCACGAGCGCCACGAGAAAAAAAGAAGTCGTTTTCATCTTGATGAGTCTGGGGAAAAAAGGAAACAAGGCAGGGGTGAACGAGCAACCGTGCCGGTGGTTTCGAAACGCGATCGGTCAGGCCGGTAACGTGAACGGATGCAGCCCGGTACCATCCTCCATCAGAGCTCGAACGATTCCCGGTATTCGGGAATGACCACGTCGCGGTAGCCCCGGGCTTCGAGCGCCTGTTTGAAGGCCTCCTGCCGCTCGGGAGCCCCGTGGACGAGGAAGATGCGGCGGAGCCGGTCGCGGTCGAGCCGGCCGATGAAGTCGAGCAGGCCCGGTTCGTCGGCATGGGCGGAAAGGCTGTTCATCACGACGACCTCGGCGCGGAGCGCGTGTGGCTCCCCGAAGATGCGCACCTCGGGCCGCCGCTCGACGATGCGCTTGCCGAGCGTGTGGTCGGCGCAGTAGCCGACGATCATCACCGTGTTGCGGGGATCTTCGATGTTGTGGCGGAGGTGGTGGAGGATGCGCCCGGCCTCACACATGCCGGAGGCCGAGATGATGACCATGGGCACCTGCTGCCCGTTGAGGGCCTTGGACTTTTCCACGTCGCGGACGTAGGTCAGCCGTTCGAAGC
This window contains:
- a CDS encoding peptidylprolyl isomerase gives rise to the protein MKTTSFFLVALVLVLAGCGGNAAEAPATDGAPGQMFVAEGDYAASHILIAYQGALRAAPHVTRTKEEARARALSLIEQLRDDPSRFEQLAREASDGPSGPQGGRLGTWQRGQMAPAFEAAVDSLAVGAITPVPVETPFGYHVIRRDDLRAPHYGAEAFFIGFQGSPHVPPSVTRTQEAADSLARALQPDVNAETFDAYAEEYNDFGDAAIFLGGLKESDPLPEGLLETLQGLDYGEVGGPVLFPAIGYAFVRRVALEQYAGSHILIAYQGAERAGPEVTRSKEEAYARAKELIARLEQDPSRFAAMAAQYSDGPTAAAGGDLGRWFKGQMIPAFDEALARLQVGQIAPEPVETPFGYHVIRRNAVE
- a CDS encoding YncE family protein, whose translation is MPVVTFLSKSLLSRLGTLLLAGLVVAGAGRAQAPAQKVFVGNQGNFSDANGTVTVFDPATGTTTVDAVPGLNTLVQSLTLHEGRGYVMANTSDRIDVFDLATLERTAQITGVTSPRYMAVVAAGKAYVTNLVFGGPGTVTVLDLATHTVTGTITVGDSPEGLAVLGDRAYVANSGFGASTTVSILDTGTDTVVETRDVGCDGPRFVVVDQEEEVWVFCTGKTVYNDDFTQIIEQTNGEVVVYDGASGGEVARFPLEVQIGGGSLGQDVHYDPITDRVFALAGTTVLVFDTRANAAAGSIPLAGDVPAGGLAYDGAARRFYVGRVPGFVENGFVTIHDDTGAEVGRFEAGVAPAAVALYQPGLDVAVEEAPAPAGFTLAPNYPNPFSTSTTIPFALTRPGRVTLQVFDGLGREVARLVEGMRPAGRHEVVWHAAGRPAGLYLVRLQVGTTVRTYPLTLIR
- a CDS encoding (2Fe-2S)-binding protein, with amino-acid sequence MQIDRCLCFRTTFAELKAVAGATGAESIAALQEHVAFGHNCRLCHPYVRRMLRTGETVFREIVTEADEPGGDTGR
- a CDS encoding TonB-dependent receptor plug domain-containing protein yields the protein MSVRFLLIVCWVALEPVAAGAQVPRDTVVALPGVTVTATRSATTTAAAPARVTLLDARALAAVAPRSVADLLEARTGAFMRRYGPAGLASLTLRGTAASQTLILFDGFRLTDPQLGQLDLSLLPAGVLESAEVFYGAGSALYGTDAVGGVVSLQPLRPGAAAPVRLVAGAGAYGERTGSLTLSGRRGAVAALAAVEYRTTDGDFPYVNTSLFPPRKVRREGADGTHLSLFSTLGYTGGRHRLRAGAWYAQAERGLPGPSTTVPRGERQWDEHLRLWARDAMRLARGTLRLGAMVQRGTLRYLNPQLRLDQTGRTTLASLEAEATLALGARSLLGGGLTAGYGKARHPGLRDDASEQRFGAFAHADLACGPARLYPALRLDVYALPEGARTAALSPRLGLNLRPLDRDGLRLKASAGRAFRTPTFNDRFWQPGGNPTLRPEHGWTFDAGLLLHHRTPGADLRAEVSAFLHRLRDQIIWRPVAGGYYAPANFSRVRTRGLEVSAEARLRPGRRNLLEAGLFYAHTDARDRSDPGTASFDRPLRYVPRHQLKLYAGFGRAPLQLDVTARYVGRRFVTADGRQALDPYWVTDAQLRLFGGLPPARLTLALVLENVFDRTYEGIKGYPMPPRTFRLRLLLELGGGA